The genomic segment ATTTTCCTGACTGTCTTGAACCCTTATAATTATTAAATGATAATACTCTCATGCACATACCTTTTTTAATGAGTCTTACTGTCATTCTCCTGGGTTATTTCCTTAAACGTATCGGATTCCTTGAAGCCGAGCACAGCAGGCTGCTCTCGAAGATGGTTATGAATATTACCTTTCCGGCACAGATCCTGGTAACCATTTCAACCGCACCCCTGAGTACGGATCTGTTTATTCTTCCATGGATTCCCATTTTTTCTGCAATCATTGGATTCAGTCTGGGCCTGATCTTATTTAGAAAACTTCCCTCAGATACCAAAGGGCTGATGCTTATGGCTACAATGGGGCTGAATATCGGACTCTTTGCTTTTCCCATACTGCAGGGACTCTTTGGAGATCTGGTGTTACCCGCCC from the Oceanispirochaeta sp. M1 genome contains:
- a CDS encoding AEC family transporter produces the protein MHIPFLMSLTVILLGYFLKRIGFLEAEHSRLLSKMVMNITFPAQILVTISTAPLSTDLFILPWIPIFSAIIGFSLGLILFRKLPSDTKGLMLMATMGLNIGLFAFPILQGLFGDLVLPARQHFHHLTSLVSTTRQSALQNVNTLHYQLTTNGKS